CAGATCTTTACAGATATTGTAGGGAAAACACAGCCTTTAGTTTATACACAGCAATATTGTATAATGTCCAAACAGTCTGATACTTGGATATTGATTGACGAGTGAGCATCATTCAGACACCTGGAGATAACTTCTCAGCTCCTCTTCAAATTAGGATCACATCTCATTTATGTCCACCTGTTTCGTGTCTTCTTTCCCGGAGTCGCACTCCCTCGGTCAGGCACAAGTGTTCCTcagaaatgaataagcaatattTCAGAAAGGAAAGCAACAAAGGGGAAAGTTGTCATGTAGAATTACAGCAGGGTTCAGTGACAGGCCTCTTCAGTATATTAACCACAGCATAACATTAGCTCACAGTGTTGATGCTGTTGCTGACAAGTTAATTGATGCCATATGCaaccttcaccaccctctctgcactctctgtaaggTCCTTCAGTGCATTGGTCAGTATTGTGTAGGTCATGAGAAATGATGATCCTGTTCCAAAAATGGAACCAAGGACAGGGATGGTGTAACAATTAACTTCCAACATTTGCCACATAATTTCATATTCATGTCTTTCCCCCAGCAGGGGAGTTTTAGCTACTGCCTTAAGTTTTTCCACAGGTTTATTTTTAATGTTAGCCAGTCTTTGAAGAGAAGCTTCATCTAGACCCAGACATTTACGGAAATGAATTATTGCCTCAATCAGTATTCTGAAATTATAAGCAAAAGTGAGGTCAGGAATGATGGTCAAATGTGTTGCCAACATCCAGATACGTTTCTGCAGCATCTCGCTTTTTTGCTGAATGATCTCTACACTTCGGTTTACATAGGCCAGAACAAAGACACTTCTCTTTATATACGGCAGATCATCTTCAAGTGTTTTATTTAGCCGATTGAAATCATATCGATCCTGTTCAAAACTGGATATCAGGAACACAGTTGGGGTTAGAATCCCCGCTTCTCTCAAATTATTGACACAGTTACTCCGAATATCATCCAGCTTTTCTTTCTTACTGATTCCATTTCCTCCCCATTTTTTCATTGAATAAAAATCTTGATCAATCTTAGTGCGGACAAAATAGAAATCTTTCCCAAGCCGTTTAATCTCTTTAGCAAGTTTTGCATCATTTTCTCTGAAACGACAAGCTGATATTATGATGAAGAAATCGAACCTTTCAAATTTCATTTGCTTGAGATATTTATCAGCTGGAAATTTTGTAGACCCGATCCCTGGCAGGTCCCAGTAGCAGACGTTGGGGAAATTGGGATGTGGAAATCCAGTTGGTTCCATTGTAGTTTcagtgcacccaacttcagcaGC
This DNA window, taken from Hypanus sabinus isolate sHypSab1 chromosome 8, sHypSab1.hap1, whole genome shotgun sequence, encodes the following:
- the LOC132398240 gene encoding interferon-gamma-inducible GTPase 10-like, which translates into the protein MGGASSSQQVAEAENATFLTKEELNELKSDFKIGGVEKVKFLIKWKASELDKTNLNIAVMGETGAGKSTFINAMRGLRNTDDGAAEVGCTETTMEPTGFPHPNFPNVCYWDLPGIGSTKFPADKYLKQMKFERFDFFIIISACRFRENDAKLAKEIKRLGKDFYFVRTKIDQDFYSMKKWGGNGISKKEKLDDIRSNCVNNLREAGILTPTVFLISSFEQDRYDFNRLNKTLEDDLPYIKRSVFVLAYVNRSVEIIQQKSEMLQKRIWMLATHLTIIPDLTFAYNFRILIEAIIHFRKCLGLDEASLQRLANIKNKPVEKLKAVAKTPLLGERHEYEIMWQMLEVNCYTIPVLGSIFGTGSSFLMTYTILTNALKDLTESAERVVKVAYGIN